AGAGCGAGTCGGAGTCGGAGTCGCTGGAAGCGGGTGCCTGCTGAGCCGGTGCCTGCTGCTGGGCCGGTACCTGCTGCTGGGCCGGTGCCTGCTGCTGGGCCAGTGCCTGCTGCTGGGCCGGTGCCTCCTGCTGGGCCGGTGCCTCCTGCTGGGCCGGTGCCTCCTGCTGGGCCGGTGCCTCCTGCTGAGCGGGCGCCTGCTGGGCCGGTGCCTCCTGCTGAGCGGGCGCCTGCTGGGCCGGTGCCTCAGGGGCCGCGGGTGCGCCGGATCCGATGCGGGCGAGGACCGCGCCGACCTCGACGGTCTCGTCTTCACCGGCCAGGATCTCCTGGAGGGTTCCGGCGACGGGCGACGGGATCTCGGTGTCGACCTTGTCGGTCGAGATCTCGAGCAGTGCCTCGTCGACCGCGACGTCGTCGCCCACCTGCTTCAGCCAGCGCGTGACGGTGCCCTCGGTGACGCTTTCGCCGAGTTCCGGCAGAACCACGTCCGTGGCGTCGCCCGATGCCGCAGGCGCGGACGGTCCGCTCTGGGCGGACTGCTGAGCGGCCTCGACCTCGTTCTCTGCCGGGGCTGCCGGCGACTGGGCCTGCTCGGCGGGTGCCTGCTGCTGCTCGGCCGGTGCTTCGGCAGCCGGGGCGTCGCCGCCCGACGACGCACCGCTGCCGTCGCCGATGCGCGCGAGAAGCGCGCCGACCTCGACGGTCTCATCCTCTGCGACGAGGATCTCTTCGATCACACCGCTGACGGGGGACGGGATCTCGGTGTCGACCTTGTCGGTCGAGATCTCCAGCAGGCCTTCATCAGCCTGAACGGTGTCGCCGACCTGCTTCAGCCAGCGAGTGACCGTGCCCTCGGTGACGCTCTCCCCGAGTGCGGGAAGGACCACGGCTGTGCTCATGTCGAGTCTCCTTCGGAAAATTGTGATGCCCCAAGCTTAGTGACCTGGGAGTCCATGGATATTGGTGCGTTCCTACAGCGCGTGCAGCGGTTTTCCGGCGAGTGCGAGGAAAGCCTCGCCGAGCGCTTCGCTCTGCGTGGGGTGCGCGTGGATGAGCGGCGCGATGTCTTCGGGATGCGCCTCCCAGGCCACGGCGAGCTGGCCTTCGGTGATGAGCTCCCCCACGCGGTCACCGAGCAGGTGCACACCGAGAACCGGGCCGTCCTTGCGGCGTACGACCTTGACCGTGCCGCTCGTGCCGATGATCTCGCTCTTGCCGTTGCCGGCGAGGTTGTACTCGTACGACACGATGCCATCGGCACCGTGCGCGGCGACGGCGGCCTCCTCGGTGATGCCGACCGACGCCACTTCGGGACTGCTGTAGGTCACGCGAGGGATCTGCGACTCGGGGGGAGTCGGCACGTCCATTCCCGCGATCCGCTCGGCCACCGCGATTCCCTGCTGGAAGCTCCGGTGTGCGAGCTGCAGACCCGGCACGATGTCGCCGACCGCCCAGACGCCGGGTACGGCGGTGCGCAGCTGCTCGTCGACCGTCACGAAGCCGCGCTCGAGGCTCACGCCCGCCTCCTCGAACCCGAGGCCTTCGGTCACCGGTCCGCGACCGACCGCGACGAGGAGGTAGTCGGCGGTGAAGCTCTTGCCGTCCTCGAGCGTCACGGTCACCTGCGCGTCGTCCTGCTCTGCCTTCGCGAAGCGCGTGCCGAGCGAATAGCGGATGCCGCGACGCCGGAAGGCACGCTCGAGGCCCTTGCTCATCGCGATGTCCTCGTTGGGGACGAGATGCGGCAGCGCTTCGACGATCGTGAC
The window above is part of the Microbacterium sp. nov. GSS16 genome. Proteins encoded here:
- the lpdA gene encoding dihydrolipoyl dehydrogenase; translation: MATHEFDLVVLGGGSGGYAAALRASELGKKVALIEKDKVGGTCLHRGCIPTKALLHAAEVADHVRSAASVGVTATLETVDAAGVRSYREGIVAKKFKGLEGLIKARGITTVSGEGRLDADRSVVVGDDRYVGTDVVLATGSYSRSLPGLEIGGRILTSEHALALDEVPGSVIILGGGVIGVEFASVWKSFGAEVTIVEALPHLVPNEDIAMSKGLERAFRRRGIRYSLGTRFAKAEQDDAQVTVTLEDGKSFTADYLLVAVGRGPVTEGLGFEEAGVSLERGFVTVDEQLRTAVPGVWAVGDIVPGLQLAHRSFQQGIAVAERIAGMDVPTPPESQIPRVTYSSPEVASVGITEEAAVAAHGADGIVSYEYNLAGNGKSEIIGTSGTVKVVRRKDGPVLGVHLLGDRVGELITEGQLAVAWEAHPEDIAPLIHAHPTQSEALGEAFLALAGKPLHAL
- the sucB gene encoding 2-oxoglutarate dehydrogenase, E2 component, dihydrolipoamide succinyltransferase; this translates as MSTAVVLPALGESVTEGTVTRWLKQVGDTVQADEGLLEISTDKVDTEIPSPVSGVIEEILVAEDETVEVGALLARIGDGSGASSGGDAPAAEAPAEQQQAPAEQAQSPAAPAENEVEAAQQSAQSGPSAPAASGDATDVVLPELGESVTEGTVTRWLKQVGDDVAVDEALLEISTDKVDTEIPSPVAGTLQEILAGEDETVEVGAVLARIGSGAPAAPEAPAQQAPAQQEAPAQQAPAQQEAPAQQEAPAQQEAPAQQEAPAQQQALAQQQAPAQQQVPAQQQAPAQQAPASSDSDSDSLYVTPLVRRLASQQGVDLTKVTGTGVGGRIRKEDVLKAAETASQAPAAEVAAPAAPALEVSPLRGTTQKMSRLRKVVAERAVASMQQTAQLTTFVEVDVTKLAAFRNAKKDEFNQKTGAKLSFLPFFTLAAAEALQAFPIINSTVDGDSIVYPASENISIAVDTERGLLTPVVRDAGTKNIAQLAQEIADLAARTRDNKLKPDELAGGTFTVTNTGSRGALFDTPLVFLPQSAILGTGVVFKRPGVVTVDGVDAIAVRSYVYLAISYDHRTIDGADAARFLGAIKTRLESAEFTANLGI